In Luteitalea sp. TBR-22, one genomic interval encodes:
- a CDS encoding endonuclease/exonuclease/phosphatase family protein — MHRRTVLAGLIATLACAAPLAAQSPGPAAESRAADSRLPPPASRVLKVLTFNIHHAEGEDGTLDVARVAQVIRDAGADIVGLQEVDRGAERTGRRDLLKEIADLAGLRFAFGKNLDLQGGDYGNALLTRFPIVSEGNRALPVIGGGEPRGVLQVVLDVEGTQVLVLTTHLDHRRPDPQRVASAEAMLEMLQAWGDRPAIALGDFNDVPGSETYRILTSGQRAPGTGHGEPGAGNRAPGTGHGEPGAGNRAPGTGQRASDSGHREGSAGRGGLVDVWAAVGKGDGFTIPVEAPSKRIDWILVRGFEPVAAEVPRTEASDHLPVAATLRFR, encoded by the coding sequence ATGCACCGCCGCACCGTCCTCGCCGGCCTGATCGCCACCCTCGCCTGCGCCGCCCCCCTCGCCGCGCAGTCCCCGGGGCCGGCGGCTGAGAGTCGGGCGGCCGACTCCCGACTCCCGCCTCCCGCCTCCCGTGTCCTGAAAGTCCTCACCTTCAACATCCACCACGCCGAGGGCGAGGACGGCACGCTCGACGTCGCGCGCGTCGCGCAGGTGATCCGCGACGCCGGCGCCGACATCGTAGGTTTACAGGAAGTGGATCGCGGCGCGGAGCGCACGGGCCGGCGCGACCTGCTGAAGGAGATCGCCGATCTCGCGGGCCTGCGCTTCGCGTTCGGCAAGAACCTCGACCTGCAGGGCGGCGACTACGGCAACGCGCTGCTCACCCGCTTCCCCATCGTGTCGGAGGGCAACCGCGCGCTGCCGGTGATCGGCGGCGGCGAGCCGCGGGGCGTGCTGCAGGTGGTGCTCGACGTCGAGGGCACGCAGGTGCTGGTGCTGACGACGCACCTCGACCACCGGCGTCCGGACCCGCAGCGGGTGGCGAGCGCCGAGGCCATGCTGGAGATGCTGCAGGCCTGGGGCGACCGGCCCGCAATCGCGCTGGGCGACTTCAACGACGTGCCGGGAAGCGAGACGTATCGGATCCTCACGAGCGGGCAGCGGGCACCGGGCACCGGGCACGGGGAACCGGGCGCCGGGAACCGGGCACCGGGCACCGGGCACGGGGAGCCGGGCGCCGGGAACCGGGCACCGGGCACCGGACAACGGGCATCGGACAGCGGGCACCGGGAAGGCAGCGCCGGGCGTGGCGGTCTCGTCGATGTCTGGGCCGCGGTGGGCAAGGGCGACGGGTTCACGATTCCCGTCGAGGCGCCCAGCAAGCGGATCGACTGGATCCTGGTGCGCGGATTCGAACCGGTCGCGGCGGAGGTGCCGAGGACCGAGGCCTCGGATCACCTCCCGGTCGCCGCAACGCTGCGGTTCCGCTGA
- a CDS encoding BamA/TamA family outer membrane protein, which produces MVHPVIAQPVGPRPLPGRPRARAILGGLLALAVVAAGTAPAAAQDGASGEGETRAGTIEAQQKAKAGDLKPYAPNKAEVWVKKLEEQFLTGNMNWHPWFTSAYPGGGFTVGAGYLSHVGSYETIDVRGSYTFSNYKRIESEFVAPRLFGRRGRLSVLGGWREAPQVNFFGVGNDSAQEGLSNYGFRQPYGAALLEVRPTRGVLVTSAGAEISQWDQFAGEGSSPSVDTLYGDLNGLGAKITYLHTQATVALDSRASAEYARRGGFYGVTIHNYADRDDAYTFNQVDYEAIQHIPILRDAWVLSLRGRVQTTMREGDEQVPFFLLPGLGSGSTLRGYQNLRFRDRHSLLMQAEWRVLVNSFIDAAIFFDAGKVAARKADLDLNDLHSDVGIGFRLHGPFSTPLRIELARGSEGFNLVFGASASF; this is translated from the coding sequence ATGGTTCATCCCGTCATCGCGCAGCCCGTCGGGCCGCGCCCCTTGCCAGGGCGTCCGCGCGCCCGCGCCATCCTGGGCGGCCTCCTCGCGCTCGCGGTCGTGGCTGCCGGCACGGCGCCCGCCGCGGCCCAGGACGGGGCGTCAGGCGAAGGGGAGACCCGCGCCGGCACCATCGAGGCGCAGCAGAAGGCCAAGGCCGGCGACCTCAAGCCGTATGCGCCGAACAAGGCCGAGGTCTGGGTCAAGAAGCTGGAGGAGCAGTTCCTCACGGGCAACATGAACTGGCACCCGTGGTTCACCAGCGCCTATCCGGGCGGCGGCTTCACCGTTGGCGCCGGGTACCTGTCGCACGTCGGCAGCTACGAGACGATCGACGTGCGCGGCAGCTACACCTTCAGCAACTACAAGCGGATCGAGAGCGAGTTCGTCGCGCCGCGGCTGTTCGGCCGGCGTGGCCGCCTGTCGGTGCTCGGCGGCTGGCGCGAGGCGCCGCAGGTGAACTTCTTCGGCGTCGGCAACGACAGCGCGCAGGAGGGGCTCAGCAACTACGGCTTCAGGCAGCCGTACGGCGCGGCGCTGCTCGAAGTGCGCCCGACGCGGGGCGTGCTGGTGACCTCGGCCGGCGCGGAGATCTCGCAGTGGGACCAGTTCGCCGGCGAGGGCAGTTCGCCGTCGGTGGACACCTTGTACGGCGACCTCAATGGCCTCGGCGCCAAGATCACCTACCTGCACACGCAGGCCACGGTGGCCCTCGACTCGCGCGCGAGCGCGGAGTACGCCCGGCGGGGCGGGTTCTACGGCGTCACGATCCACAACTACGCCGATCGCGACGACGCCTACACCTTCAACCAGGTCGACTACGAGGCCATCCAGCACATCCCGATCCTTCGCGACGCGTGGGTCCTCTCGTTGCGCGGTCGGGTCCAGACCACCATGCGGGAGGGCGACGAGCAGGTGCCGTTCTTCCTGCTGCCTGGGCTCGGCAGCGGCTCGACGCTGCGCGGCTACCAGAACCTGCGCTTCCGCGACCGGCACAGCCTGCTCATGCAGGCGGAGTGGCGCGTGCTGGTCAACAGCTTCATCGACGCGGCCATCTTCTTCGATGCCGGCAAGGTCGCGGCCAGGAAGGCCGACCTGGACCTGAACGACCTGCACTCCGACGTCGGCATCGGGTTCCGCCTCCACGGCCCGTTCTCCACGCCGCTCCGCATCGAGCTGGCCAGGGGGAGCGAGGGATTCAACCTGGTTTTCGGCGCGAGCGCGTCGTTCTGA
- the hisI gene encoding phosphoribosyl-AMP cyclohydrolase, translated as MDFDKFHGLVPAVVQDDESGEVLMVGFMNEEAFRRTRETGFVTFFSRTRNSLWMKGETSGNRLRVVRLLTDCDTDTVLARVVREGDGKVCHLGTVSCFTQEIA; from the coding sequence ATGGATTTCGACAAGTTTCACGGGCTGGTGCCCGCGGTGGTGCAGGACGACGAGAGCGGCGAGGTGCTGATGGTGGGCTTCATGAACGAGGAAGCCTTCCGCCGCACCCGCGAAACGGGGTTCGTGACCTTCTTCTCCCGCACCCGCAACTCGCTGTGGATGAAGGGCGAAACGTCCGGCAATCGCCTCCGGGTGGTGCGCCTGCTCACCGATTGCGACACCGACACCGTGCTGGCCCGGGTCGTCCGCGAGGGCGATGGCAAGGTGTGCCACCTCGGCACCGTGAGCTGCTTCACCCAGGAGATCGCCTGA
- the hisG gene encoding ATP phosphoribosyltransferase: MPPLRLGIPKGSLQDSTVQLFARAGWNIYVSSRSYFPGTDDSELECMLIRAQEMARYVADGVIDAGLTGQDWIAEQLIASRAEVVPVQELVYSKQSFGTVKWVLAAPEDSRFKAPEDFAGCTIATELVKVTEQYFQEKGIDVTVEFSWGATEVKPPVLADGIVEATETGSTLRANRLRIIDTVMESKTQLIANPAAWSDAWKRTKIENIALLLRAAIEAQGRVGLMLNVKREGLKSLLELVPALRRPTVSSLSDEEWVAVNTIIEERTVRDLIPKLKAAGAEGIVEYPLNKIVM, translated from the coding sequence ATGCCGCCCCTCCGCCTCGGGATCCCCAAGGGCTCCCTGCAGGACTCCACGGTCCAGCTGTTCGCACGCGCCGGCTGGAACATCTACGTCAGCTCGCGCTCGTACTTCCCCGGCACCGACGACAGCGAGCTCGAGTGCATGCTCATCCGGGCCCAGGAAATGGCCCGGTACGTCGCCGACGGGGTGATCGACGCCGGCCTCACCGGGCAGGACTGGATCGCCGAGCAGCTGATCGCCTCGCGGGCCGAGGTGGTGCCGGTGCAGGAGCTGGTCTACTCCAAGCAGAGCTTCGGCACCGTGAAGTGGGTGCTGGCCGCCCCCGAGGACTCGCGGTTCAAGGCGCCGGAGGACTTCGCCGGCTGCACGATTGCCACCGAGCTGGTGAAGGTCACCGAGCAGTACTTCCAGGAGAAGGGCATCGACGTCACCGTCGAGTTCTCCTGGGGCGCCACCGAGGTGAAGCCGCCGGTGCTGGCCGACGGGATCGTCGAGGCCACCGAGACGGGGTCGACCCTGCGCGCCAACCGCCTGCGGATCATCGACACGGTGATGGAGTCCAAGACGCAGCTCATCGCCAACCCGGCCGCCTGGTCCGACGCCTGGAAGCGCACCAAGATCGAGAACATCGCGCTGTTGCTGCGAGCGGCCATCGAGGCGCAGGGCCGCGTCGGCCTGATGCTCAACGTCAAGCGCGAGGGCCTGAAGTCGCTGCTCGAGCTGGTGCCGGCCCTGCGCCGCCCGACCGTGTCGTCGCTGAGCGACGAGGAGTGGGTGGCGGTGAACACGATCATCGAGGAGCGCACGGTGCGCGACCTCATCCCGAAGCTGAAGGCCGCCGGCGCCGAGGGCATCGTGGAATACCCGCTCAACAAGATCGTGATGTGA
- the hisD gene encoding histidinol dehydrogenase translates to MLPILASTDAKALRRLLDRTPDDHGRLEPAVKDILAAVRTRGDKALTEFARRFDKLEGPIELSPAEIHAGAAECPPAVRAAIRKAARHIKAVAKAQVPATWTKVVAPGVKVSQRVLPLERVGCYVPGGRYPLPSSLLMAAVTARAAGVPEVIVCCPRPDAAVLAAAVEAGVDRVFQLGGAHAIAAMAYGTATVPRVDKIVGPGNAYVALAKALVARDCAIDFFAGPSEIVVVAATGDPAWIAADLLAQAEHDVDARAIFLTPSKRLATQVAKAIERQLATPEAAATPAAQALARNGAIVVTKNVAEAAALANRIAPEHLVVDTPEMAAMIPVAASIFIGPWTAQAAGDYAIGSNHVLPTSGAARFRGGLHAWDFVRVSSVQQLTKAGAALVGPTAATLADAEGLKLHAASIRARLGIAPKTGRRAR, encoded by the coding sequence ATGCTGCCGATCCTCGCGTCCACCGACGCCAAGGCCCTCCGCCGACTCCTCGACCGCACGCCCGACGACCACGGGCGCCTCGAACCCGCCGTGAAGGACATCCTCGCGGCCGTGCGCACCCGCGGCGACAAGGCGCTGACCGAGTTCGCGCGCCGATTCGACAAGCTCGAAGGCCCGATCGAGCTCTCGCCCGCCGAGATCCACGCCGGCGCGGCCGAGTGCCCGCCGGCGGTGCGCGCGGCGATCCGCAAGGCTGCCAGGCACATCAAGGCCGTCGCGAAGGCGCAGGTGCCGGCGACGTGGACGAAGGTGGTCGCCCCGGGCGTGAAGGTGTCGCAGCGCGTGCTGCCGCTCGAGCGCGTCGGGTGCTACGTGCCCGGCGGACGCTATCCGCTGCCCTCGTCGCTGCTGATGGCGGCGGTGACGGCGCGCGCGGCTGGCGTGCCGGAGGTGATCGTGTGCTGCCCGCGTCCCGACGCGGCGGTGCTCGCGGCGGCGGTCGAGGCCGGTGTGGACCGGGTGTTCCAGTTGGGCGGCGCGCACGCGATCGCGGCCATGGCGTACGGCACGGCCACCGTGCCGCGGGTCGACAAGATCGTCGGCCCGGGCAACGCCTACGTCGCCCTCGCCAAGGCGCTCGTGGCGCGCGACTGCGCGATCGACTTCTTCGCCGGCCCGAGCGAGATCGTCGTCGTCGCGGCGACGGGCGATCCGGCGTGGATTGCCGCCGACCTGCTGGCACAGGCAGAGCACGACGTCGATGCGCGGGCCATCTTCCTCACGCCGTCGAAGCGGCTGGCCACGCAGGTCGCGAAGGCCATCGAGCGGCAGCTCGCGACGCCCGAGGCAGCCGCGACGCCCGCCGCGCAGGCACTGGCCCGCAACGGCGCCATCGTCGTCACCAAGAACGTCGCCGAAGCCGCGGCGCTCGCCAACCGCATCGCGCCCGAGCACCTGGTGGTGGACACGCCCGAGATGGCGGCGATGATCCCCGTGGCGGCCTCGATCTTCATCGGCCCGTGGACCGCGCAGGCGGCCGGCGACTACGCGATCGGATCGAACCACGTGCTGCCGACCAGCGGCGCGGCGCGCTTCCGCGGCGGCCTGCACGCGTGGGACTTCGTGCGCGTGTCGAGCGTGCAGCAGCTGACGAAGGCCGGCGCGGCGCTGGTCGGTCCGACGGCCGCGACGCTGGCCGACGCGGAAGGCCTGAAGCTGCACGCCGCGTCGATTCGCGCGCGGCTCGGAATCGCGCCGAAGACGGGACGACGCGCGCGATGA
- a CDS encoding histidinol-phosphate transaminase, translated as MSSTPDVYAYDRADAPADALRLHLNEHTGGCSPAVVEAIARVSRETIAKYPDYTRVTQAVADHLDVPPARVVLTNGLDEGIFAAALAQLRATPGVAAGLARQAGIGPDAARGASPAPTSGDLSEAVIIEPAFGMYADAVEAVGGTVVRVMPGPELSLDREAIAAAVTPRTGVLFIASPGNPSGISLTRDEVAWLSSILPPGALLLLDEAYVEFGGESAIPLIDTYPNMVVGRTFAKAYGLAGMRVGALVGREDVITRMRRVLPPYSLNVFVVAALEAALADRAYMDDYRAQVRESRALLYAACDRWGLPYVRSEANFVLVRAGNRRQALLDGLQARNIYIRDRDSQPGCQGCVRVTTGLVAHTRACIDAMEEILCARA; from the coding sequence ATGAGCAGCACACCTGACGTCTACGCGTACGACCGCGCGGACGCGCCTGCCGACGCGCTGCGGCTGCACCTGAACGAGCACACCGGCGGCTGCTCGCCGGCGGTGGTCGAGGCGATCGCCCGGGTGAGCCGCGAGACGATCGCGAAGTACCCCGACTACACGCGCGTCACGCAGGCCGTCGCCGACCACCTCGACGTGCCGCCGGCGCGCGTCGTGCTCACCAACGGCCTCGACGAGGGGATCTTCGCGGCGGCGCTGGCGCAACTGCGCGCCACCCCAGGTGTAGCTGCCGGGCTTGCCCGGCAGGCAGGAATCGGTCCGGACGCCGCGCGCGGGGCAAGCCCCGCGCCTACGTCTGGTGATCTCTCCGAGGCCGTGATCATCGAACCCGCGTTCGGGATGTACGCCGACGCGGTGGAGGCGGTGGGCGGCACGGTGGTGCGGGTGATGCCGGGACCGGAGCTGTCGCTGGATCGCGAGGCCATCGCGGCCGCGGTGACGCCGCGCACGGGCGTGCTCTTCATCGCCTCGCCCGGCAACCCCAGCGGCATCTCGCTGACGCGCGACGAGGTGGCGTGGCTGTCGTCGATCCTGCCGCCGGGCGCGCTGTTGTTGCTCGACGAGGCGTACGTCGAGTTCGGCGGCGAGAGCGCGATCCCGCTGATCGACACGTACCCGAACATGGTGGTCGGCCGCACGTTCGCCAAGGCGTACGGCCTGGCCGGCATGCGCGTCGGGGCGCTCGTCGGCCGTGAGGACGTGATCACCCGGATGCGGCGCGTGCTGCCCCCGTACTCGCTCAACGTGTTCGTCGTTGCGGCGCTCGAGGCGGCGCTCGCCGACCGCGCGTACATGGACGACTACCGCGCCCAGGTGCGCGAGTCGCGCGCGCTGCTGTACGCAGCCTGCGATCGCTGGGGCCTGCCCTACGTGCGCAGCGAGGCCAACTTCGTGCTGGTGCGCGCCGGCAACCGTCGCCAGGCGCTGCTCGACGGGCTGCAGGCCCGCAACATCTACATCCGCGACCGCGACTCGCAGCCCGGCTGCCAGGGTTGCGTGCGCGTGACCACCGGGCTCGTCGCCCACACCCGGGCGTGCATCGACGCCATGGAGGAGATCCTGTGCGCAAGGGCGTGA
- the hisB gene encoding imidazoleglycerol-phosphate dehydratase HisB translates to MRKGVIKRHTRETKIDIKLGIEGKGRYEVTTGIRFFDHMLELFTRHGAFDMTLKADGDLDVDQHHTVEDVGIALGEAFTQALGNKLGINRAGYFLMPMDETLAIAAVDLSGRPHAVVDLGVKVRLVGDLQVELLHDFFEGFAQGARANVHVKVMYGRSSHHRIEAVFKAFARAMRVACAKDKQLARMLPSTKGLL, encoded by the coding sequence GTGCGCAAGGGCGTGATCAAGCGGCACACCCGCGAGACGAAGATCGACATCAAGCTCGGCATCGAGGGCAAGGGTCGGTACGAGGTCACGACGGGCATCCGCTTCTTCGACCACATGCTCGAGCTGTTCACGCGGCACGGCGCCTTCGACATGACGCTGAAGGCCGACGGCGATCTCGACGTCGACCAGCACCACACCGTCGAGGACGTCGGCATCGCGCTCGGCGAGGCCTTCACGCAGGCACTGGGCAACAAGCTCGGCATCAACCGGGCCGGCTACTTCCTGATGCCGATGGACGAAACGCTGGCGATCGCCGCCGTCGATCTCAGCGGACGCCCGCACGCCGTCGTCGATCTCGGCGTGAAGGTGCGGCTGGTCGGCGACCTGCAGGTGGAGCTGCTGCACGACTTCTTCGAGGGCTTCGCGCAGGGCGCCCGCGCCAACGTGCACGTGAAGGTGATGTACGGCCGCTCGAGCCACCACCGCATCGAGGCGGTGTTCAAGGCGTTCGCGCGCGCGATGCGCGTGGCGTGCGCGAAGGACAAGCAGCTGGCGCGCATGCTGCCCAGCACGAAGGGCCTGCTGTGA
- a CDS encoding imidazole glycerol phosphate synthase subunit HisH, translating to MIVALIDYKAGNLTSVRKALTSLGAEILTPELPEDLDRADAIIVPGVGHFEATAALDASWHRAIKARLEAGVPLLGICLGQQWLFEGSSEAPDVPGLGVLKGRCVKLDPTRQRPSGARALSEPDAVARVEGPPRDAAPVPGARIPVPGSLKVPHVGWNALKQTGRPSRLLAGIEDEAQAYFTHSYVAPDSDATVAVTTHGVPFASVVEDGLVFGAQFHPEKSGNTGLRMLENFLEVAGERQSAVGGRQSATLDSATPDSRLPTPDRTSF from the coding sequence GTGATCGTCGCGCTCATCGACTACAAGGCCGGCAACCTGACGTCGGTCCGCAAGGCGCTCACCTCGCTCGGCGCCGAGATCCTCACCCCGGAACTGCCGGAGGATCTCGATCGCGCCGACGCGATCATCGTGCCCGGCGTCGGCCATTTCGAGGCGACGGCGGCCCTCGACGCGAGCTGGCACCGCGCCATCAAGGCGCGCCTCGAGGCCGGCGTGCCGCTGCTCGGCATCTGCCTCGGGCAGCAGTGGCTGTTCGAGGGCAGCTCCGAGGCGCCAGACGTGCCGGGCCTCGGCGTGCTGAAGGGCCGCTGCGTGAAGCTCGATCCCACGCGCCAGAGGCCCTCCGGGGCGCGTGCCCTGAGCGAGCCCGACGCAGTCGCCCGAGTCGAAGGCCCGCCCCGAGATGCTGCCCCGGTGCCCGGTGCCCGGATACCGGTGCCCGGATCACTGAAGGTCCCCCACGTGGGGTGGAACGCGTTGAAGCAGACCGGGCGCCCGTCGCGGCTGCTCGCCGGCATCGAGGACGAGGCGCAGGCCTACTTCACGCACTCCTACGTCGCGCCCGACAGCGACGCGACCGTCGCAGTGACGACGCACGGGGTGCCGTTCGCGAGCGTCGTCGAGGATGGCCTGGTGTTCGGCGCGCAGTTCCACCCGGAGAAGAGCGGCAACACGGGGTTGCGCATGCTGGAGAACTTCCTCGAGGTGGCCGGGGAGCGGCAGTCGGCAGTCGGCGGTCGGCAGTCCGCGACCCTCGACTCCGCGACTCCCGATTCCCGACTCCCGACTCCCGACAGGACCTCGTTCTGA
- the hisF gene encoding imidazole glycerol phosphate synthase subunit HisF yields MLSKRIIACLDVRDGQVVKGVNFEGLRNAGDPAELAKRYNVEGIDELVILDVTATLEKRRTMARTVATVAKELFIPLAVGGGIASEEDAAAAVEAGADKVSINSAAVSNPALITALARRYGSQAVVVAIDAKLEGDRFGVYVRSGSTPTGRDAVEWAREAADRGAGEILLTSIDKDGTRSGFDLPMTAAVSQAVSIPVIASGGAGTFGHFCDVFTDGCADAALAASVFHFSEHAVSELKAHLHAQGIPVRLR; encoded by the coding sequence ATGTTATCCAAACGAATCATCGCGTGCCTCGACGTGCGCGACGGGCAGGTAGTCAAGGGCGTGAACTTCGAGGGGCTGCGCAACGCCGGCGACCCGGCGGAGCTCGCCAAGCGCTACAACGTCGAGGGGATCGACGAGCTCGTGATCCTCGACGTGACGGCGACGCTCGAGAAGCGCCGCACGATGGCCCGCACGGTGGCCACCGTGGCGAAGGAGCTGTTCATCCCGCTCGCAGTGGGTGGTGGCATCGCGTCCGAGGAGGATGCGGCCGCGGCCGTCGAGGCGGGCGCCGACAAGGTGAGCATCAACAGCGCCGCCGTGTCGAACCCGGCGCTGATCACCGCGCTGGCGCGGCGCTACGGATCGCAGGCGGTGGTGGTGGCCATCGACGCCAAGCTCGAGGGCGATCGCTTCGGTGTCTACGTGCGCAGCGGCTCGACGCCGACGGGTCGCGATGCCGTCGAGTGGGCGCGAGAGGCCGCCGATCGCGGCGCCGGCGAGATCCTGCTCACATCCATCGACAAGGACGGCACGCGCAGCGGCTTCGACCTGCCGATGACCGCCGCCGTGTCGCAGGCGGTGAGCATCCCGGTGATCGCCTCGGGCGGTGCCGGCACGTTCGGCCACTTCTGCGACGTCTTCACCGACGGCTGCGCCGACGCGGCGCTGGCCGCCTCGGTGTTCCACTTCAGTGAACACGCCGTGAGCGAGCTCAAGGCGCACCTGCACGCGCAGGGGATTCCGGTGCGGCTTCGCTGA
- a CDS encoding HisA/HisF-related TIM barrel protein, producing MLIPAIDLRDGQVVQLVQGKRLALATDDWQSWVDKFRPFPKVQLIDLDAAMERGANEPLMRKICAEKACRVGGGIRSIERAQHVLSLGATHVIVSSALFKGGQMDLDFAARLADAVGREHVIAAVDSSQGVVTIRGWQEQTSVTAVEAAKALEPFCDEFLYTNVDTEGLMQGIPMDAVRAVREATTRRVVAAGGITTQEEIDQLDAMGVDAVVGMAIYTGRLALKLPPA from the coding sequence ATGCTGATTCCCGCTATCGACCTCCGCGACGGCCAGGTGGTGCAACTGGTCCAGGGCAAGCGCCTCGCGCTGGCCACCGACGACTGGCAATCCTGGGTGGACAAGTTCCGCCCGTTTCCCAAGGTGCAGCTCATCGACCTGGACGCCGCGATGGAGCGCGGCGCCAACGAGCCGTTGATGCGGAAGATCTGCGCCGAGAAGGCCTGCCGCGTCGGCGGCGGCATCCGCTCGATCGAGCGCGCGCAGCACGTGCTGTCGCTCGGCGCGACGCACGTGATCGTATCGTCGGCGCTGTTCAAGGGCGGGCAGATGGACCTGGACTTTGCGGCGCGGCTGGCCGACGCGGTCGGTCGTGAGCACGTGATCGCCGCGGTGGACAGCTCGCAGGGCGTGGTGACCATCCGCGGGTGGCAGGAGCAGACGTCGGTCACGGCCGTCGAGGCAGCCAAAGCGCTCGAGCCGTTCTGCGACGAGTTCCTCTACACCAACGTCGACACGGAGGGCCTGATGCAGGGCATCCCCATGGATGCCGTGCGCGCCGTCCGCGAAGCGACCACCCGCCGCGTCGTCGCGGCGGGCGGCATCACCACGCAGGAAGAAATCGACCAGCTCGACGCGATGGGCGTCGACGCCGTGGTGGGCATGGCCATCTACACCGGCCGGCTCGCGCTGAAGCTGCCACCGGCTTGA
- a CDS encoding PEP-CTERM sorting domain-containing protein yields the protein MSAHLRAVAGAPLALAVFALSLLSAAPAQAAVIYTYTGPLFTSISGLGVAPDPYTTADRVTGSFTMAAALGPNLGPWTPVTPLSFSFFDGVNTLTDLNTVSSSFKVTTDATGRLVGWSIEMSSPSQVLKVGRTIDTSYGLDENSVFQSLDRGADSGCVIRNGTCPVYLQVAFTNGTERTWDVEDTTPVVPEPTSMLLLGGAALAGFVARRRAR from the coding sequence ATGTCTGCACATCTCCGCGCGGTCGCTGGCGCGCCCCTGGCCCTGGCCGTCTTCGCGCTGTCGCTGCTCTCCGCCGCCCCGGCTCAGGCCGCCGTGATCTACACCTACACGGGCCCGCTGTTCACGTCCATCAGCGGGCTTGGCGTCGCGCCGGACCCCTACACGACGGCCGACCGCGTCACGGGTTCCTTCACGATGGCGGCGGCGCTCGGGCCGAACCTCGGGCCGTGGACGCCGGTGACGCCCCTGTCGTTCAGCTTCTTCGATGGCGTCAACACGCTCACCGACCTGAACACTGTGTCGAGCTCGTTCAAGGTGACCACCGACGCAACCGGCCGGCTCGTGGGCTGGAGCATCGAGATGTCCAGCCCGTCGCAGGTGCTGAAGGTAGGCAGGACGATCGATACGTCCTACGGCCTCGACGAGAACAGCGTCTTCCAGAGCCTCGACAGGGGGGCGGATTCCGGCTGCGTGATACGCAACGGTACGTGCCCGGTGTACCTCCAGGTCGCGTTCACCAACGGGACCGAACGGACGTGGGACGTGGAAGACACCACGCCCGTCGTCCCTGAACCGACATCCATGCTGCTGCTCGGCGGCGCCGCCCTCGCCGGGTTCGTGGCGCGTCGTCGCGCCCGCTGA